The Erigeron canadensis isolate Cc75 chromosome 1, C_canadensis_v1, whole genome shotgun sequence genome segment AGAGTATAATGACTTGTGTTCATATGTTAATGGTATCGTGGACAAATTCGTTCAcatatacatgaaaatatcaaGTTATACTTAATAGTATATATGTTCATATGTAAATGGTTATAACATgaaccttcttttttttctatAGACATGTCATTGAGTATGAAGAAACAGATGGAAAAGACATACGCACCATACATATCACCATCAATGATACAACAGCGCAAAAACAGAGCTCGATCTCTATATGTCCAAAATGGATAACTGGGCATATGCTCAACGAGATTATACAAATGCAACGTCATGTCACGATTTCCATACTCAATACTTAGTTCCATCAACGTATACACATTAAAAGAAGAAACGCTCAACAGGTCTTTGTGCTTATTCAGCATGATATCAATCATTTTAACAGTTCCACTTGCAGATACTATTAACAAGGCACTGTCCTCACAATTATTTTCAATTTCCAAGTCCTTCATGGCCATCCTTTCTATGAGTTTTTCCACAAAAGTTTCTGCCAGCTTGGTGTCTTCTGCTGCTACTGCAATATGAAGTATTGTATCGCCAAGAAGAGTGATAGCACACCGTTCCAATTCTAATTCTGGGTGTTTATCAAGGATGACTTCTGCAGCTTTCCAATCACTAGTAATCGCTGCTTTGTACAACGGAAGACAAATATTCATGTATGCATCTCCACTTGCtacaatttaaatataaatacagaAACTTGTTATCAATTTGTCcatatatcacaaggtaaatacaacGATATGTAGCTAGTTACACTTTAATTCATTACTTATTCATCATTCCAATTGATGTGAGAGGGGAATCGAAAAATGAGAGGTTAAATAAATGGTGTGagaaagggttaaaagaaatgaaaacccTTCATAAAATTTCTCAAACGCCGGGTAAGATACGTTTTTATCCGTTTTCATTAGTTGATTACTCAATAATGAAAAAAGACTTCATGGACAACTGCAtctaatgaagcaatcaacatcTTTTCGTAATCACTCAATGATGTGTACCAGACCAGAAAATAGAGAAATAACTAGATGATTCACGATGATAGATAATCTGGTACAATGCTCCAGTAGCCCTAATCTGGTATAATGCTCCAGCAGCCCTAGTTCCTAAGAACAACACTTATTATTTTCTTCACGACCTAAACAATTGGCTGTGAGCCTTATTTAAAGAACCACCAGACAAAGCCCTAACTTGTCCACCAAGACattactataattaattaactaattattaaaaacgACAATTAACCCCCCCTAACTTCTGATCTATATCATTACTCCCATCCCCAAAaacaccttgtcctcaaggtgtTGCTTTAAAAAATAGCCTTGAGTAATTCCGAGATCCCATGGGTAGTCATCCTCATAATAGACTTCACTTGTGACGCCTTTGCAACGAAGTTTTTTCTCTAGCGACACTTGTTCCTGATTCTCAAAATCAACATTTGTTGAACCATGTAGCTGATCAAAGTTCTTagcttttgttgtttttgtcacACGTAACCAACCCCAAAGCATTTTATCTGAAAACTCAACTACATAATCATATTTGTTTTGCTTTAGAACATTGCCACCACAAGCATCTCCACAGTCTTCACTGATATCTTCCTCCACTGATACACTCATTTTAggaattaataagaaaataaataatgttgGGTTAGTATTGTGCAATTTAGAAGTcgattatgtaatattttcagaATTCGGTTAGATGGTTGTAACCAtctttgatgtttgtataaATACCCGATGATAATCAATAGAAATTCAGTTTAGTTGTGATAAATCATTTCTTATCTCCTAAAATTCTGCATCATTTTGGTATCAGATCTACAACCGTTTATGGTGGAAGTTCCAATTCCGATTGAAATTCCGGCGGAAGTCATCTTCTCTGGCGACTCTTCTCATAAAATCCGACGAAATTCTCTtctcttaataaaattttgtCTTCTTTTATCAATTCAAAATGGTTCAAACCCGAGAAACTTCGGAAATTGAGCGGTTAACAAAGGATATAAACCTTTCTCAAGATCAAATCATCACGATGAAGGCGGCGATTGAAAACTTGCAGAAATTCATGGCGGCGATGCAGAATTCCGGCCAATTGCTAACCCTAACCGACGGAAATCACATCCGTCATAACCGTTCCACCAAAATTGAATTCCCTAAGTTTGAGGGAGATGAAGTTGATGATTGGATTTATAAGTGTGAGCATTTCTTCAATATTGATGCTACACCTGAAACCTCTAAAATCCGTTATGCTGCTATACATATGACTTGTAGGGCATTATCTTGGCATCAAGGTTATATGAAATCCAGTGGTAAGGCGATGGAAGAGGTAAAATGGGATGAGTACTCCAGATCAGCCATGGCTCGATTCAGTATCACTCACATGGAAGATGCTATGGGGGCTTTAAAGGCCTTGATTCAAGATGGAGATTTGGATGCTTATTGTGATCAGTTTGACAGGCTTCTCAATTAGGTAACACTTTGTGAAGAGTATGCAATTAGTATTTTTGTGGAAGGCCTTAAACCTGAAATTAAATGTTACCTCAAAATGTTTAAGCCTAAAACATTAAGAGATGCATATTCTTTGGCTAAAATACAAGATCAAGCCAATAAGATGCTAGGAAAATCGCATGTAGGGAATTATGCTTCTAGCAGTAGGAATGTTAATTCCACTCCTAAGTTCTCTAGTGTTGGTAATATTGGAAAACCTCCTCTTTTGACTACACTAGTCAACTCTGTTGCACCTACTGCTATTGTACCAAAGAAAGTGAATAATAAGTTTTTTGAGGATAAAAGAGCAAAAGGGGAATGTTTTTTGGTGTAATGAGAAATTTGTTCAAGGACATAGTAAGGTGTGTAAGGGCAAAAGACAATTATTTTTAGTGGAGGTTGAAGAGGAAAACGAAGAAGAAGTATTTCAAGAAGTAGAAGATATTAGCCTGTCCAATACTACTGTGAGAGTGCAGGGAGAGCCACAAATATCCTTGAATGCCATAATGGGCATACCATCCTATTCCACAATGCAGATTGTAGGCACATGTGGAACCAAAAATCTGCACATTCTGGTGGATGGGGGATCTACTCATAATTTCATGAGTGACAGACTAGCAGAGAAATTAAGGTGTATTTTACTAGCCATTGCCAATATAAGTGTCACTGTAGCCAATGGAAATAGGATGGATTGTGTGAAACTGTGCAAGGATTTCAAGTGGTGTATGCAAGGGAACTGGTACACTGCTGACATGTTAGTAATTGAGCTTAACAACTATGATATTGTTTTAGGAGTGCAGTGGTTGGAAACCCTTACTGACATTATATGGAATTTTAAGCACCTTACTATGAAATTTACTGTGGGTGGTCAAGACTTTCAGTTGAAGGGGGTGGCTCAACATGGAGTCCACTTATGTTCTATGGAAAAGATGTCATCTTTTTTgcaagaacctaagaatgtggTTCAAGCTCAATTGTGTACTCTGCATAACACCACAAGTGACAATCAAATCCACAAGCCCACACTCACTGAATTTACCAATGATGATGAACTGCAAATCTTATTGGAGAAGTATGCTGATGTCTTTGTTGTTCTGGGCTGCCACCATCACGAGATTGTGACCACAAGATAATATTGAAGGATGACAAGTTAAACCTCAATTTAAAGCCTTATAGGTATCCCAGAGCCCAAAAAGATGTGATAGAACAAATGACACAAGAGTTGCTTGATTCAGGAGTAATTAGACATAGTACAAGTTGTTTTGCTGCTCCAGTAGTCCTAGTCAAGAAAAAAGATGGTTCTTGGAGAATGTGCATAGATTACAGGAAGCTAAATGAAAATATTGTGAAGGAtgtttattcaattcccttgaTAGAAGAATTATTGGATGAATTAAATGGGGCAAGATACTTCTCTAAATTGGATCTTAGATCTGGATATCATCAAATAAGGATGTTTGAAGAGGATGTGCACAAAACAGCATTAAAAACACATCAAGGTCACTTTGAATTTCTTGTTTTGCCATTTGGGCTGACCAATGCCCCTGCCACCTTCcaagctttgatgaatttgacaTTTAAGGAGGTAATGAGGAAATGCACTTTAGTGTTTTTTGATGACATACTGGTGTACAGTCATGATTTACAGCAACACCTCAAAGATCTGGAgcaagtgttggaattaatgAGGCAAAACTCTCTTAAAGCAAAAAATTCAAAGTGTTCATTTGCAGGATCAAAAGTGGAGTATTTAGGCCATGTAATTTCTGCAGAAGGGTTATCTACTGATCCAACAAAATTAGTTGCTATCAAAGATTGGCCAACTCCTACCACTGTAAAATAGTTAAGAGGTTTTTTGGGTCTCACTGGCTATTATAGAAGATTCATAAGGAGTTATGGTGTTAAAGCTAAACCATTAACAGAGTTATTAAAAACAGATGGATTTCAATGGTCTACAATAGCTCAAACAACTTTTGAAGAGATGAAGGAAGCCTTAATTCATCCCCCTGTGCTCAGCCTACCAGATTTTTCAAAGGTTTTTGTAGTGGAAACAGATGCATCATCAAAAGGGCTAGGAGCAGTGTTGATGCAAGAGGGACACCCCATTGCTTTTATTAGCAAGGCTTTATCGGCAAGACAACAAGCCCTCTCAGTGTATGAAAAAGAATTACTTGCAATTATTTTAGCAGACAAACAATGGCATCACTACTTATCCACAGCTCACTTCATCATCAAGACTAATCACCAAAGCCTCAAGTACTTGTTAGAACAAAAGATTGTCACCCCATTGCAACAGAAGTGGCTTTCTAAGTTGTTGGGATATGATTATGAGATATCATATAAGAAGGGATCAGAAAATATAGCTGCTGATGCACTCTCCAAGATTCAAAGTATTACATTGCTGTCAATGGGAGTAAGTTCAGTGGATAGCTTATTATGGGATAAAATCCAAAATTCATGGAAGAATGATCCAGAATCTCAGACTATTATTCAGAAAATTAAACAAGGAATGGTGGTGAAAAATAAATCATGGGATGGGTTGACCTTGAAAAGGAAAACACGGAATCTTCATACCAAGAGATTTGGATTTAAGGAAGGAAATTATTTAGTTGAATCATTCAACTGCAGCGGGTGGCGATTCAGGTATAGTACCCACATTAAAGAgaattaaaaagttattttattggAAAGGGTGTAATAAGGATGTGCAGAGTTTTGTTAAAGAATGCTCAGAATGTCAGAGAGCAAAATATGAAAATACTTCCTCTCCAGGGTTGATGCAGCCTTTACCAGTTCCCAGATCCATATTCACTGATATCTCTTTGGATTTCATCTCTGGATTTCCCAAGGTTAATGGTAAAGATACTATCTTGGTAGTCATTGTCAGACTGACCAAGTATGGCCACTTTATTCCCTTGCAGCATCTTTACACAGCTGCAATTGTGGCCAAGGTCTTTATGGATAACATTTTCAAGCTCCATGGGAATCCCCTAAATATTGTTACAGACAGAGATCCAATATTCATGAGTAAATTCTGGCAGGAGTTTATAAGGTTGCAGGGCATCACACTATCAATGTCATCTGCACCATCCTCAATCTGATGGCCAAACAGAAGTTCTGAACAGGTGTTTGGAAGCATACTTAAGAAGCATGTGTATGGAAGATCCTCACAAATGGTTGCAATGGTTACCATTGGCACAATGGTGGTATAATTCCACATGGCATTCTTCTATCAAAATGTCACCCCATGAAGCCTTGTTTGGTATTAAACCTCCAATTCATATACCTTACATCCCTGGTGACACTGCAATTGCTGCAGTTGAAGACATCCACGGAGACAGGGAACATATGATTCAACATCTTAAAATGAATCTGCAGGCAACCAGAAATTGCATGAAGCAAATGGTTGACAAGCATCGATGTGACAGGGAATTCAGTGTGGGAGATAAGGTGTTGGTTAAACTACATCCTTTTGCTCAACATTCTTTGAAGAACCATCGTAACAGGAAACTCTCACCCAAATATTTTGGACCTTTTGAGGTTCTACAAAGGATTGGCAAAGTTGCTTACAAGCTTGCACTTTCTCGTGAAGCTCAAATGCACCACACCTTCCACGTGTCCTTGTTGAAGCAAGCTCATGGATCCAACCTGCAAGTTATTCCTCTACCTTAAGCAAAGAAGTGGTCTCTTAAACCCAAAGCAATTCTTGATaggaaaatgaagaaaaagggTACTAAAGCAACTGTGAAATTTTTAGTTCATTGGGAGGGACTGCCCATCAGTGATGCTTCATGGGAATTTGCAGAGAAAATGATTGTCCGTTTCTCAGATTTTCCTTTTTGAGGGCAAAAAGAATTCTAAGGGAGGGGTAATTGATACACTCATTTTAGGAATtgataagaaaataaataatgttgGGTTAGTATTGTGCAATTTAGAAGTCGAGGGGTcgattatgtaatattttcagaACTCTGTTAGATTGTTGTAACCGtctttgatgtttgtataaATACCCGATGATAATCAATAGAAATTTAGTTCAGTTGTGATAAATCATTTCTTATCTCCTAAAATTCTGCATCATCCACCGCCGGCTTAACCACCAGTTTAACAACCAATGTGGTTTCTTCTTCGGGCATCTTGATACTTTCTTCCGGGTCTGATTTTGTTGAGTTTGTATCTTCAGCGTCTTCCATGTCTCTAATATCAGCACTAAAAACAAATTTGTTctctttttttaaatcaaactcCAAATCTTTTTTATAAAGAGAAGAAGTAGGATcaaaagaagagaaagaatCTTGCAAGCCATAAGAATTAATTTTTAAAGCCAATGACATCACATCTTTCAACTCAGAGCAGCTATACTGATGCCATTCGACAAAGATTTCCCTAATTTCAGGTTCTAAACCAAATATGAATAGGTATATAGCGTAAGTTTCAGAAATTTCTTGCAGATTTTTAACTTGATTGAATAAGATTTGAAACAAAACGCAATATTCTTTAAAACTACCTTCTTGGCTAATTGCCCTAATCTTCTCTAATCCGAATTCCATTGTTGACTGCTAATACTATCCGATGAACAAACagtaacttttttctttttttttttaagaaaaaataatttgaacACTACCACAGGTTGCAAGAAGGACGGCTCTGAAAACAATTGGTTTTGTACTAGACCAGAAAATAGAGAAATAAGtagatgattcacgataatagATAATCTGGTACAATGCTCCAGTAGCCtaatgtaacaaccctacttttttttaaatattatatacgtgctaaTTAAGTTGTCTATaatcccgcaagccatagttatacttaaAGCTAATAGATAATGCCCTTAAATCagcaatctaaagctattgttagtgttaagttcaatttaataaaatgtcattgaacaaaattttaattaagatttaatcaaattgtaaataataatataagtctcacaaattgagataacaataaaaaaattcttataaatgtccaacaatttaatcatcaagccaacaaaataatatttggtcatgAAAATGCCATgaacatcataaaaatatttctaactCCTAAAGTACATGAAAGTgtttaaataatgataagtatatgtttatatgtctaatataaatacaagaataCACCCAATGAGtcatgtaacaaattaaaaacacaagaatacacacacacacacatatatatatatatacatacacgacatacatatatacatactacaCAAATTGTTTAATAATCACAAATAACTAGTAAATGATAAGCATGCATgcattatatacatataacctatacatatacacattataCACCTACAACTAAGAcccattttaaaatttaaacaaaaattattctCTAAATCCCAACCCCAAAACCGGCCCCCCATGTTCCAATACCACTCCAATTAGAAATCAACTAGCTCTTTTATTCTTGTGATTTCCCATACCAACTTCACTTAACACTTAAACCCTTTTCACTTCCAACACACACAACTTTTACTCCCTCAAAACAACTTTCTCTCCTCTCTTTTCTCTCTTATTTTCGGAAGCAACATACAAGGAAGAAGGGAAGAAAAatccaacttaaacttatataaataataagggtttagattAGATAAAGAAAGGGTTACTATAAGCAAGGCTTAAGGGTTAATCTAAGGTTTGAACAAGGGTTATTTGGAGCCATATAGGTCACGAAAATCTGCATCTTTTCATCTccaaaagtgttcttcaagggtatatatcttcatcctTTTTTCTAGATTAATGTTGTTCTTGTTGTAtattaaaaggttttatcaagagattatattttctttatgttttctttcaaatacacacttgatgagggcaaagttgataggatctttctttccatgttcatgcatgttgaatccatgaagaaagatccaaggattcaactagtttaagacccaaaagtgtagttatagattatatagcttttaaagtagtttttcctttgaaagatggtcatgtttttatatattttgaagttctattttctggaaaaattatgaaaaagtagacttttgttgttgtattgttggatctataaaaacTTGCatcaaaagtgttgttatatgttattagtttgtaaagtaacttttgcatgaaaagatgattatgttttatgtaatcTTTATACTCatattttctggaaattttcataaacatatgtttttatgttgatggattttagATGGataaaaatttattgttaaaatgTTGAGATAATTTCATgaatgctagatttaagaaggttggatttgttgttggattatgagatggatATGGATTTGTCAtaactgaaaaatatgttagtattgatgttaatattctggaaaaattgataaaatatcaaGGAAATAAAACTTGGatcaaaacatgttaaaataagcTAGAAATCATGAACCGAAAACTTGCAAAAGTGCATTTTTAGCACAAACTTGCACAATGATCAAATGACCATAAAAATTTCATGAACTTACTGTAAATAAGTGGTTCCATATGTATAAATCTCAAGTCATATGACTCATGGCAAtaacaagctcaaaaatcaccttttcgggttaactaatcactaaccgaaagcacaaaattgcacatatcacacaaCCACCACTACCACGACTTGGActatcaaaatatgatgaactttctGGAAATATTGAAACAAGGACAAAAATCCAATTTGAAGTACTTAaattgcttaagaaatgaggcttaaaacacgttttcggtaaacgatttttgaTCATAACGTCATCAAATAAGCAAGACAAGAGAGGTTGAAATTATACGAATTTGACATGTTAAAAGTTGCCTAgaaaggcctgggatttttaTACAAAAGCTTGTATGGTGAtttctaagttttttttgtgatttaatgaattaaaatggtaattaaaggatatataaattactaaataaattatataaatcataaactTCATTAAATTTACATCACCAAtagtaaaaataacaaaaacctactggagaaaaataGTTACAAGTGAAGAATCAAGTTTCATAcaatttaaaggtaatttattaagtaaaaaccactaattaatcactattgttaaataaaatgaaataatgcATAAATAAATGTATAGATCATAATGTTATAAATCAAAAAGCATAAAAATCAGTAAATAATCCATGTATAATTACTCATGAATTTTAAAGAcaatttaagaacttaaaaataattataaggaattatataattaataaatcaataaaataaatcaataattaattaaataatattaaattaaataaataaataaaaatcagaattatatattaacatttatattataagatcataaatgtcaaatatgattattaaacaaagtatgcaaaagaaattatatataaaacaaagtcaaactaccgaaatttcaaTAAACGTACAAAATTTGTATAAATGACCATCACCACCAAatatcttccaaccaaatgatgtGAACAATATAATgaacttgaattccataattaaacaacaaccaaagatgagaaagtctactagcatacatctcatgatctagcttactagttcatgtaacacacacttacgttgtgcatatttaaataccatggtttaggcttgcttgagggacgACGCCACTAGACGAAGATCACGCATTTAATCAGCCCTTTCTCACTCCcgaatcaagtgagtcatagccccctttcaaactattttatgtgtttaactttcggggtgaaaaacatgatatataaataaaattgctttctatataagaaatgattcttgatagtATGACTATGAAATGGAATTAtgatgtatgttcaatgtgatatatgatatatgatgagcttgagttctgtcaaactgTTATATTttggtacactactatttactccgaaaggggAGGCATGTAGTTAGAAGGTTGCACAACTAGGAATCGTCCACCCACCCAGAGCGTAAAGGTGGAATGTTGGCcgcctttgtgacgaccttcacttccagtccgaccagaGGGGTGCTCTATCTACCTTAAATTTATATGGTCGTCTCTATGGCACGACCCCAATTATAATTGAAGCACTTGATTAACAGCTTGtactatgaaatgaaatgaagtaatatattgtttggacatgaaaaggtagtagtagtggctcaagtattttCTCATCAAAAACTATTTAAATTATGCCCTtatggctaaatgaaattgatattaatatgatTAGAGATTTTGATTTGAACATACAGTTTGGGTATGAGTATTATGAAGGAATACTTGAAAATTTTTGTGACTTATTACCCTTGAATATGGTTGGAAAATAAacatgttgttagttaaaacctatgaactcctCAACTcccgtagttgacactttttcttcatgcttttcaggtttaaaGCAATAGGTTCATAGCTTGGCCGCCTCTTTGTTGCTCATTATGTTGAATGTTCGATggtttgtaatgcaaacaatttatcttttaatttggatttgtggttatgtaatggatttaaaCGTCAagttgaacttgtaatcttttgggatttgaatgtcatttggaaacttgtgttgatgttttatatttaaatcttttgtatcatgtcgttctgtggcacttcgtgtttccgccttagtcggggtgttacacctgAATCTGGTATAATGCTCCAGCAGCCCTAGTCCCTAAGAACGACACTTATTTTCTTCACGACCTAAACACTTGGCTGTGAGCCTTACTTAAAGAACCACCAGACAAAGCCCTAACTTGTCCACCAAGACATTACTATGATTAATtaactatttattaaaaacGACAATTAACCCCCTAACTTCTGATCTATATCACTCAagtatttcttttaaaaaataacggGGACTTTCAAATGACTATCGGCACCTCATTTGGAGGCCCATTATATTGAAACAAGGAGGGCAGTGCGCTCCCGTCTCCCAGGTTCATTTGAATACTAATCGCGTCTATATCATAATTGAAAAATTATTCATTAGAATATTAGATACGGACACAAttgaatatttatatttctttgtAACATTGCATATCCATGACATTGTGTATCTGTGTGATATCATCGGAGCGTTCATAGTGGTATCTATTTTTAGATATTTCGGGACGATTGAAAGGACACCAATGCTAAAATCAATGCCAGCATTGAGCGGAGATTTCACAGTTTCCTTGTATGACAAATaaaggtattgaacgcctttgtgagaATGTATGTATTTCTTATATAATCATAATGGTTGAGTTAGCAAGAAGTCTATTTGACCTTGTTATTTTCCAAAGTCTTTGAGGAAAGTAAAACATGGTTATTGAACGCATTTGTGACGGTGTTTCACACTCTTTAGAGCATCCTAGTGGTTGCACTACCTCCACCGTCATCACCTGCCGTAAACGCCACCACCATTGCGATGGCCACCAAGGGCGGAGCCTGATGGCTTGCCCGACAGCTAAGGGTGCCACCTGTGCAGCTGAGGGAGCCCCCTATGTAGATCAACATCACTAACCACCCTCCATCACCGATCAACGTTACCAGATACCCCTTTATAATACCTTAAGGACGTAGCCCAATAATAGCCAACGTGTTTGAATCAAAATGCGTTTGTAGTTTCCAATCACACTATGACTGGaacttacaaaagaaaaataggtTGATTCAAACCACCATCACCATTATAATGTGTTTGGGTGGGGACGATGGCGATGCGATACAAACACATTCTACCAATGTGATAGGGACCTCCCatcaaattttgttttcttttttttttcttacactATCTTATCTCCTATCTCTCTCTCATCTCCTTTACtcccctttcttcttcttcattctaCCAACTAGATTTTTATCTTAAGTTCATCTTAAATTCTCTAAATCTTGTGTTCATATTATTAAAGCAACTAAATCTAGTAACCataacaatgataattatcattctCCAAGAATTTCAAGAGGTCAATTGTTCACCCTTTCTCAAAAGCCCCAAAATCCGAATTTGAAGTCTTAAGGTGTTTTGGTAAGTGAAGCCTAACTAAGTTTCTccattttatatcattaaacaTGTTAGTCAAATCTTACGAGTTCTTGGCCAAAAATgagttaaaaacaaaatttagggttttctagCGTTTGGTTTGGGTCAAGAATGATTTTGGAGATGATTTGatgttttggatgaaaattataatgtgggttatgtttatttatgtcaaaatatgtttaattatgcTTCAAAATGAGTCTTGGAACCTCCTAATTCGATTTCAAGGTCAAGAATTGAGTTTGGGTTGAGTTTGGTTCGTATTTGGCTTGATTTGGGACTGATCTGGGCTGAATCGCGTCGTGAGTGGCTTCCCTCGCAGCGAGGGGTTGAAGTTCGAGCAAAATTGTGTTCAGGTCAAAATATCGCGTCGTGATATCAAAATATCGCGCCGTCATGTCCAATTATCGCGCTGTGATACACTACAGGAAAGTCATTTTCAAACGTCCATAACTTTTAAACCATAAGTCCGTTTTTGACAATTCCAGTAGCCACAGAACCGTAaatgagtctactttctaatggtataGGTCAATTATCCCAGAACATAACTTGATCATACTAAAAGTTTAGAGGAAGAAACAGTGGTCAAGTCCCGACGAGTCATTACGAAACAAAACGTAACGTTTCCACTTTGGCTGCATCAAATCTTTATAAAATGGACACAATAAGGCTCCTTCCGAATGTGTATCGATTATGGAAAATTTAAACAAACTCACGTCGAAGAATCGTTGTTACCTTCCAAGAAGTTATGACTTATTTGATCAACTCCTAGGTGTCCGTTTCTTTTCTAAGATTGATCTACGGTCGAGTTACCATCAACTACGTGTTCACGAAGATGACATTCCCAAGACGGCCTTTCGTACACGTTATGGGAATTTTGAATTCACGGTTATGCCTTTTGGGTTGACTACTTGGATGAGTTGATGAACCGGGTGTGTTCGCCCTACTTGGATGAGTTTgtcattgttttcattgatgACATCCTTGTCTATTCCAAGATAAATGAAGATCATTCAaaacatttgaaggaaagtttTAGAGTTAAGAGAAAACTATAGGACAAGTTC includes the following:
- the LOC122589678 gene encoding uncharacterized protein LOC122589678; amino-acid sequence: MSPHEALFGIKPPIHIPYIPGDTAIAAVEDIHGDREHMIQHLKMNLQATRNCMKQMVDKHRCDREFSVGDKVLVKLHPFAQHSLKNHRNRKLSPKYFGPFEVLQRIGKVAYKLALSREAQMHHTFHVSLLKQAHGSNLQVIPLP